In a single window of the Thiohalophilus sp. genome:
- a CDS encoding DUF2173 family protein translates to MIKQIMIIDGVMAVAHFRDDGELVEGYGMGGQEQLASLAHFAHDYKRLVQGNADQLSMFTGIRGWTPPGGWVVRGERYTVCSVGNVVCLFDGTEGRLNEVMQELRSASQW, encoded by the coding sequence ATGATTAAACAGATCATGATCATTGACGGGGTGATGGCGGTGGCACACTTTCGGGACGACGGTGAGCTGGTCGAAGGCTACGGCATGGGCGGACAGGAACAACTCGCGAGTCTGGCCCATTTCGCCCACGACTACAAACGTCTGGTGCAGGGCAATGCCGATCAACTCTCCATGTTTACCGGCATCCGCGGCTGGACGCCACCCGGCGGTTGGGTGGTTCGCGGCGAACGCTACACGGTCTGCAGTGTCGGCAATGTGGTTTGCCTGTTCGACGGCACTGAAGGTCGTCTCAATGAAGTCATGCAGGAGCTGCGCAGCGCCTCGCAGTGGTAG
- a CDS encoding DUF2173 family protein — MADLEKLINLDGAVAAFSFSSKGELQESRLSADSEMNDTILDLVAHVCVANTSIATMQARGWENVTGSGGFYPVKGFSLIGFDWTVIANEEAGVIMPNDKVDYEAAYAALEA; from the coding sequence ATGGCCGATCTGGAGAAATTGATCAACCTTGACGGTGCGGTTGCCGCATTCAGTTTCAGCAGCAAAGGGGAGTTACAGGAATCCCGCCTCAGTGCGGACAGTGAAATGAATGACACGATTCTGGATCTGGTCGCGCATGTCTGCGTTGCCAATACCTCGATTGCCACCATGCAGGCCCGTGGCTGGGAGAATGTCACCGGTTCCGGCGGGTTCTATCCGGTCAAGGGTTTTTCATTAATCGGGTTTGACTGGACGGTCATCGCCAACGAAGAGGCCGGGGTGATCATGCCCAATGACAAGGTCGATTACGAAGCAGCTTATGCGGCGCTGGAAGCCTGA
- a CDS encoding DUF2173 family protein: MSVISDLVATPGVIAAGEYTYRGDRFTYDGQLDYETARMASIMCRATTMAVHMETDMLKHLKSDCGCAPARGWVVRGDKVTVCVMANIFCFIDNASSSLNEVMEYMREHVAGPEEMLV; the protein is encoded by the coding sequence ATGAGCGTCATATCCGATCTGGTGGCGACACCGGGCGTCATCGCAGCAGGCGAGTATACCTACCGGGGCGATCGATTTACCTACGACGGCCAACTCGATTATGAAACCGCACGCATGGCGTCGATCATGTGCCGCGCCACCACCATGGCCGTGCATATGGAAACGGACATGCTCAAACATCTCAAATCCGATTGTGGCTGTGCGCCGGCGCGCGGCTGGGTGGTTCGCGGTGACAAGGTTACGGTCTGTGTCATGGCCAACATCTTCTGCTTCATCGACAATGCTTCCAGTTCACTGAATGAAGTGATGGAGTATATGCGTGAACATGTGGCGGGCCCGGAAGAGATGCTGGTCTGA
- a CDS encoding RDD family protein: protein MTTSTPSPAPLYRRLFAMLYDGLLLLAVLLIASAIPLIFTGGEAIEGHNLLLTGYFLLICFGFFGGFWTHGGQTLGMRAWRLQLVQDHAGALDWRAALLRFLSGLPGWLVLILGLAVYFNPQLQLPGLLHWLQSLPHGSVALIGLIWLGFDNWPNGWRERVTHTRVVLLLKS from the coding sequence ATGACCACATCAACACCCTCGCCTGCGCCGCTTTACCGGCGCCTGTTTGCCATGCTCTACGACGGTCTGCTGCTTTTGGCAGTACTGCTTATCGCCTCGGCCATTCCCCTGATTTTCACCGGTGGTGAGGCGATCGAGGGACACAATCTGCTATTGACCGGTTACTTTCTGCTCATCTGCTTCGGCTTTTTTGGCGGGTTCTGGACCCACGGCGGCCAAACGCTGGGCATGCGGGCCTGGCGTCTGCAACTGGTTCAAGACCATGCTGGCGCGCTGGACTGGCGCGCTGCCCTGTTGCGTTTTCTTAGCGGGTTGCCCGGCTGGCTGGTGTTGATTCTGGGGCTGGCGGTGTACTTCAACCCGCAATTACAACTGCCGGGACTTCTGCACTGGCTGCAAAGCCTGCCCCACGGCAGCGTGGCCCTGATCGGTCTGATCTGGCTGGGATTCGACAACTGGCCCAATGGTTGGCGGGAACGCGTGACCCACACCCGCGTCGTTCTCCTACTCAAATCCTGA
- the lptG gene encoding LPS export ABC transporter permease LptG produces the protein MKILERYIGQAITNGVLSVLVVLVALFALIGFVDELDQVGRGTYSLWHALVYTLLSMPRQMYEIFPMATLLGTMLGLGMLANNRELVVMRTAGLSLNRIVWATMKTAAMLILLAMVIGEVVAPPALEYGSQKRLQLMGAKISLNTQYGLWARDGDTYINVRRVDSQAQLRGIHLYTFEGQRMRTLLRAKSARYDGEQWLLNKVTRYDFEGLAVRQETVKELPWQTLLDPALINVVSVDPDTLAVWKLESYIDYLKENGLDSGQYELAMWGKLVMPFTLAAMVLLAVPFVFGAQRHTSIGQQILIGFLIGIVFYIGNRLAGQMGLVYNLPPALAAALPTALVIGITLFWFRRLR, from the coding sequence ATGAAGATCCTCGAACGTTATATCGGACAGGCGATCACTAACGGCGTTTTGTCGGTGCTGGTGGTATTGGTAGCCCTGTTCGCCCTGATCGGTTTTGTGGATGAGCTCGATCAGGTCGGTCGCGGAACCTACTCTCTTTGGCATGCGCTGGTCTATACCCTGCTCAGCATGCCGCGACAGATGTACGAGATCTTCCCCATGGCGACGCTGCTGGGCACCATGCTGGGACTGGGGATGCTGGCCAACAATCGGGAACTGGTGGTGATGCGTACCGCCGGACTCTCTTTGAACCGTATCGTCTGGGCGACGATGAAAACCGCGGCGATGCTGATCCTGCTGGCCATGGTGATCGGTGAGGTGGTGGCACCGCCGGCACTGGAATACGGTTCGCAGAAACGTTTGCAATTGATGGGGGCGAAGATCAGCCTCAATACCCAGTATGGCTTGTGGGCCCGGGACGGGGACACCTATATCAATGTGCGGCGTGTCGACAGTCAGGCGCAATTGCGGGGTATCCACCTGTATACCTTCGAAGGGCAGCGCATGCGCACCCTGCTGCGGGCCAAAAGCGCCCGTTATGACGGTGAGCAGTGGTTGTTAAACAAGGTGACGCGTTATGATTTCGAGGGGCTGGCGGTTCGCCAGGAGACTGTCAAGGAATTACCCTGGCAGACCCTGCTGGATCCGGCCCTGATCAATGTTGTCTCGGTGGACCCCGATACCCTGGCGGTCTGGAAGCTGGAAAGTTATATCGACTATCTCAAAGAGAACGGCCTGGATTCGGGGCAGTATGAGCTGGCGATGTGGGGCAAACTGGTCATGCCGTTTACACTGGCAGCCATGGTCTTGCTCGCGGTGCCGTTCGTGTTCGGCGCACAACGTCACACCAGTATCGGGCAACAGATTCTGATCGGTTTTTTGATTGGTATTGTGTTTTACATCGGCAACCGTCTGGCCGGGCAAATGGGACTGGTCTATAACCTGCCACCGGCCCTGGCGGCGGCCCTGCCGACTGCACTGGTGATCGGCATTACCCTGTTCTGGTTCCGGCGATTACGCTAG
- the lptF gene encoding LPS export ABC transporter permease LptF, whose translation MIIARYLVKEIFITLLAVVLVLLLIALSAQLVGLFSDVASGMLQVDTVLYIFALRTLSILVFILPLALYLAILLALSRLYRDSEMTAIAACGIGTGYILRAVSGLALVVAVLQGLLSLQLAPWAEHQVQLLTAAAQSRGDIQGIAPGRFQEMREGDGVLYVEELNREQNRMRNVFVQQQRAQGSSLIRAESGHQMLDEKTGDRFMVLETGFRYDGKSGQQNYTVIEFEKHGIRIQEKAPEVASRKHKAIPSIELWKEDKRGYAAELQWRISSALMCLVLAVLAVPLSVTSHRQNRYGRLAIAIVLYMLLTNLLTVSRNWLFDDKISPYLGLWWVHGTVLVIAIALLLRQSGIRHLLNRSTASR comes from the coding sequence GTGATTATAGCCCGCTATCTGGTCAAGGAAATTTTTATCACGCTGCTGGCCGTGGTGCTGGTGCTGTTGCTGATTGCCCTCAGTGCGCAACTGGTCGGCCTGTTCAGTGACGTGGCCAGCGGCATGCTGCAGGTGGACACGGTGCTGTATATCTTTGCCCTGCGCACTCTCAGTATTCTGGTGTTTATTCTGCCGCTGGCGCTCTATCTGGCGATTCTGCTTGCCCTGAGCCGGCTGTACCGGGACAGTGAAATGACAGCCATCGCCGCCTGCGGCATCGGCACCGGGTATATTCTGCGTGCCGTGTCGGGATTGGCGTTGGTGGTCGCCGTCCTGCAGGGCTTGCTCAGCCTGCAACTGGCGCCCTGGGCCGAGCATCAGGTCCAGTTGCTGACCGCGGCGGCGCAAAGTCGGGGGGATATCCAGGGTATTGCACCCGGCCGCTTCCAGGAAATGCGCGAAGGGGATGGCGTGCTGTATGTCGAAGAGCTGAATCGCGAACAGAACCGGATGCGCAATGTGTTTGTGCAGCAACAACGGGCGCAAGGCAGTTCACTTATCCGTGCGGAATCCGGACACCAGATGCTGGATGAGAAAACCGGGGATCGGTTTATGGTGCTGGAGACGGGTTTTCGTTATGACGGAAAATCGGGGCAGCAGAATTACACTGTGATTGAATTTGAGAAGCACGGCATTCGTATTCAGGAAAAAGCACCGGAAGTGGCCAGTCGCAAGCACAAGGCGATTCCCTCAATCGAGCTCTGGAAGGAAGATAAAAGGGGCTATGCTGCCGAATTGCAATGGCGCATCTCCTCGGCGCTAATGTGTCTGGTGCTGGCGGTTCTGGCGGTACCACTGAGTGTGACCTCGCATCGACAGAATCGTTACGGCAGGCTGGCGATCGCCATCGTTTTGTACATGCTGTTGACCAACCTGTTGACGGTCTCCCGCAACTGGCTGTTTGACGACAAGATTTCACCTTACCTGGGGCTGTGGTGGGTCCACGGCACGGTGCTGGTGATTGCGATTGCATTGCTGCTGCGCCAGAGCGGTATCCGGCATCTGCTGAACAGGAGCACGGCATCTCGATGA
- a CDS encoding leucyl aminopeptidase has protein sequence MNITLKSTPVEQQAGSCLIVGVFDKRQPDPHAKSLDKASGGEINRILKQGDMDGKVGQTLMLHKLPGIKAARVLLVGCGKADEFDAAQYAKTITAAIKAAHDSGARDAACYLTDLPVKDRSRAWNVRRAAELVYQTLYRYHQTFSKPEKPDYPLGKLQLCVEDKALKAARTGLQIGEAIGKGANFTRDLGNLPGNICTPTYLASQTSKQLKSYNNMKVKVLNQKAIEELKMGAFLSVAKGSRQPPKLIVMEYNGGKKGDNPYVLVGKGITFDTGGISIKPAATMDEMKYDMGGAAGVIGTMQAIGELQPPINVVAIVPSCENMPDGNANKPGDVVTSMSGQTIEILNTDAEGRLILCDALTYSERFKPKTVIDTATLTGACIIALGNHPCGLLSNDQPLADALLAAGQTSQDRAWQLPLWEEYQEQLKSNFADMANIGGREAGTITAACFLSRFTKKFKWAHLDIAGTAWKSGNEKGSTGRPVPLLTQYLLDQCGKKYQL, from the coding sequence ATGAATATCACGCTCAAATCGACACCGGTCGAACAACAAGCCGGCAGTTGCCTCATCGTCGGCGTCTTTGACAAACGCCAGCCCGATCCTCACGCCAAATCGCTGGACAAGGCCAGTGGTGGCGAGATCAACCGTATTCTGAAACAGGGGGATATGGACGGCAAGGTCGGCCAGACGCTGATGCTGCACAAACTGCCGGGCATCAAGGCCGCCCGTGTCCTGCTGGTCGGTTGCGGCAAAGCGGATGAATTCGATGCCGCTCAGTACGCCAAAACGATCACCGCCGCCATCAAGGCGGCGCACGATTCCGGCGCCCGCGACGCCGCCTGCTATCTGACCGATCTGCCGGTCAAGGATCGCTCGCGCGCCTGGAATGTGCGCCGCGCGGCGGAGCTGGTCTACCAGACACTTTATCGCTACCACCAGACATTCAGCAAACCCGAGAAGCCCGATTACCCGCTAGGCAAACTGCAGCTGTGTGTAGAGGACAAGGCGCTCAAAGCGGCCCGCACCGGGCTGCAGATTGGCGAGGCCATCGGCAAGGGCGCCAACTTCACCCGCGACCTGGGGAATCTGCCCGGCAATATCTGCACGCCCACCTATCTGGCCAGCCAGACCAGCAAGCAGCTCAAAAGCTATAACAACATGAAAGTAAAGGTACTCAATCAAAAGGCCATTGAGGAGCTGAAGATGGGTGCCTTCCTGTCGGTGGCCAAAGGCAGCCGCCAGCCCCCCAAACTGATTGTCATGGAATATAACGGGGGTAAAAAAGGCGATAACCCGTATGTGCTGGTCGGCAAGGGCATCACCTTCGATACCGGTGGCATCTCCATCAAGCCGGCCGCCACCATGGACGAGATGAAATACGACATGGGCGGGGCCGCCGGGGTCATCGGGACCATGCAGGCCATTGGCGAACTGCAACCGCCGATCAATGTGGTGGCGATCGTGCCCAGCTGTGAAAACATGCCCGATGGCAACGCCAACAAGCCGGGCGACGTGGTCACCAGCATGTCGGGCCAGACCATCGAAATCCTGAACACCGACGCCGAAGGCCGACTGATCCTGTGCGACGCCCTCACCTACAGCGAGCGCTTCAAACCCAAAACCGTCATCGACACCGCCACATTGACCGGTGCCTGCATCATTGCCCTGGGCAACCACCCCTGCGGGCTACTGAGCAATGACCAGCCGCTGGCCGACGCCCTGCTTGCCGCCGGCCAGACCAGTCAGGATCGCGCCTGGCAATTGCCGTTGTGGGAGGAATACCAGGAGCAGCTCAAGAGCAACTTTGCCGACATGGCCAACATCGGCGGCCGCGAGGCCGGCACCATTACCGCCGCCTGCTTCCTCTCCCGTTTCACCAAAAAGTTCAAGTGGGCTCATCTGGACATCGCCGGCACCGCCTGGAAAAGCGGCAATGAGAAGGGCTCCACCGGTCGTCCGGTACCGCTGCTGACCCAGTACCTGCTTGACCAGTGCGGCAAGAAATACCAGCTCTGA
- a CDS encoding DNA polymerase III subunit chi produces the protein MTRVDFYIVEDNHAQARQRLACRLAEKAYAMNHTIYIHADDRRQAEQLDQLLWTFRDGSFIPHSLQSDKVASQAAIVIGYDNEPQEHNQVLINLGETVPSFFSRFERVAELIAGDEQARQAGRKRFRFYRDRGYELNTHNLDDKTS, from the coding sequence ATGACCCGGGTCGATTTCTACATCGTCGAGGATAATCACGCTCAGGCCCGCCAGCGCCTGGCCTGTCGCCTGGCTGAAAAAGCCTACGCGATGAACCATACTATATATATACACGCCGACGACCGGCGGCAGGCCGAACAGCTCGATCAACTGCTGTGGACGTTTCGTGACGGCAGTTTCATCCCGCACAGCCTGCAGAGTGATAAAGTGGCGTCCCAGGCCGCCATTGTGATCGGCTATGACAATGAGCCGCAGGAGCACAATCAGGTGTTGATCAATCTTGGCGAAACGGTCCCATCCTTTTTCAGCCGCTTCGAACGGGTGGCCGAACTCATCGCCGGGGATGAACAGGCACGGCAGGCCGGACGGAAGCGTTTTCGGTTTTATCGTGACCGTGGTTATGAACTTAACACCCATAACCTTGATGACAAGACATCATGA
- a CDS encoding ArnT family glycosyltransferase, with amino-acid sequence MLNCAVMNVLAPDLHFWHTRLWVYLLLTLVAKLVLAHYLPMTGDEAYFILWGNYPDYGYYDHPPMVGWLLSAMLAVSDAPLWLRLPQILLTSFIGLAIYLLLRRTHEAVAVAVAVLYLVAPVNVLGVLTTTDTPLIFWSFLSAVSFYFARRRDNFWWYLLCGLFLGAAFFSKFFAGLLGIAYFLYIVLYTRRGLRPYLGLLLIILGTLPFIGLNLWWNYNNCWNNYLFNLVNRTAGSGVSPELTLKYLVLLVYLVTPPILYYLIRQWREFRESLTSRQSVFGGLFFIPIGLFFLLSFWKSIGLHWLLSFYPFLFLALAPILSTQQLRKCFYFMLPFTILHLVLVGALLILAPGVFKGYSENTYRDVVLGMRTSQILEAAAEYEDFVLMTDSYSESALLAYHSGRHIPVFGISSYHGREDDKITDFRRFDGKNILVFSHHSKEAYRPYFRESTIKQLHIEQTHYHLFVGKGFDYQKYREEVLSDIVQRYYRIPDYLPVGSCYMYERYGFK; translated from the coding sequence ATGCTAAACTGCGCCGTTATGAATGTGCTGGCTCCCGATTTACACTTCTGGCACACGCGACTGTGGGTGTATCTGCTGCTGACCCTGGTGGCGAAGCTGGTGCTGGCCCATTACCTGCCAATGACCGGGGATGAGGCCTATTTCATTCTCTGGGGTAATTATCCCGATTACGGCTATTACGATCATCCGCCCATGGTGGGCTGGTTGCTCTCCGCCATGTTGGCGGTCAGCGATGCACCACTGTGGCTGCGTCTGCCGCAGATATTGCTCACCAGCTTTATCGGTCTGGCGATTTATCTGTTGCTGCGGCGCACTCATGAGGCGGTCGCCGTGGCGGTGGCGGTGCTCTATCTGGTGGCACCGGTCAATGTGCTGGGTGTGTTGACCACCACGGATACACCGCTGATTTTCTGGTCCTTCCTCTCGGCCGTCAGTTTCTATTTTGCCCGGCGCCGCGATAATTTCTGGTGGTATCTGCTGTGTGGCCTGTTCCTGGGCGCGGCGTTTTTCTCCAAGTTCTTTGCCGGGCTGCTGGGTATTGCCTATTTCCTGTATATCGTGCTGTATACCCGTCGTGGCTTGCGACCCTATCTTGGTCTGCTGCTGATTATCCTCGGCACCTTGCCGTTTATCGGACTGAACCTGTGGTGGAACTATAACAACTGCTGGAACAACTACCTGTTCAACCTGGTCAATCGCACCGCCGGATCAGGAGTCTCACCGGAGCTGACGCTCAAATATCTGGTCTTGCTGGTTTATCTGGTGACACCGCCGATTCTCTATTACCTGATACGCCAGTGGCGGGAGTTCAGGGAGAGTCTGACCAGCCGCCAGAGCGTCTTCGGCGGGCTGTTTTTTATTCCCATCGGGCTGTTCTTTCTGCTGTCATTCTGGAAGTCCATCGGGCTTCACTGGCTGTTGAGTTTCTATCCGTTTCTGTTTCTGGCGCTGGCACCGATTCTGAGCACCCAGCAGCTGCGCAAATGCTTCTATTTCATGTTGCCGTTTACGATCCTGCATCTGGTATTGGTGGGGGCGCTGCTGATATTGGCGCCGGGGGTTTTCAAAGGTTACAGCGAGAATACCTATCGCGATGTGGTGTTGGGTATGCGCACCTCACAAATCCTTGAAGCGGCGGCGGAATATGAGGATTTTGTATTGATGACAGACAGTTACAGCGAGTCGGCGCTGCTGGCCTATCACTCGGGCCGACACATTCCGGTATTCGGTATCAGCTCCTATCATGGCCGGGAAGATGACAAGATTACCGATTTTCGCCGCTTTGATGGCAAGAATATCCTGGTGTTCAGTCATCATTCAAAAGAAGCGTATCGACCCTATTTTCGCGAGTCGACAATCAAGCAGCTCCATATCGAACAAACGCACTATCACCTGTTTGTCGGCAAGGGGTTTGATTACCAGAAATACCGCGAGGAAGTCCTGAGCGATATCGTTCAGCGCTACTACCGCATCCCCGATTACCTGCCGGTGGGCAGTTGCTATATGTACGAACGCTACGGCTTTAAATAA
- a CDS encoding valine--tRNA ligase, whose product MDKTYNPQAIEQRWYDTWEQNDYFAPSGRGEPFCIMIPPPNVTGSLHMGHAFQDTIMDALTRYHRMRGDNTLWQPGTDHAGIATQMVVERIVNAEGQTRHDVGREKFIEKIWEWKEESGGTITRQLRRMGASPDWRHERFTMDDGLSDAVKEVFVRLYEEGLIYRGKRLVNWDPVLHTAVSDLEVLSGEENGQLWHMRYPLSNGTGHLIVATTRPETMLGDCAVAIHPGDERYKHLLGEFVELPLTGRRIPIIADDYVDPEFGTGCVKITAAHDFNDYQVWQRHRDETPIADQPHGGLINIFTDSAAVRDNLPEEGQLLPAAYIGLDRFEARKRIVADLEAQDLLEQIEPHKLMVPRGDRSGAAIEPFLTDQWYVKVKPLAEPAIQVVESGAIKFVPDNWKNTYFEWMRNIEDWCISRQIWWGHRIPAWYDKDGNIYVGRDEQEVREQHKLPAELALQQDEDVLDTWFSSALWPFSTLGWPQQSERLKTFYPTSVLVTGFDIIFFWVARMIMMGLKFMDDVPFREIYIHGLVRDAHGQKMSKSKGNVLDPIDLIDGIELETLVEKRTKGMMQPHLAEKIAKQTRKDFPDGIPAFGTDALRFTFAALASTGRDINFDMGRIEGYRNFCNKLWNAARYVLMNTEDQDCGQDGGEIELSIADKWIISRLQEIEQQINKAIGEYRFDRAANALYEFTWNEYCDWYLELSKPVLMSDAASEAAKRGTRRTLVRVLEAVLRLAHPIMPYITEEIWQRIAPLAASEGETIMIRPYPEADDSKIDHPAVEEMEWVKQFIVGIRQIRSGMDIKPGKPLPVILQHYTDQDKARVERNHHYLQNLARIESIDWLPDEKEAPESATTLVGEMQILIPMAGLIDKDAELARLNKEIDKLESDAKRVEGKLGNASFVDKAPEVVVQKERDKLQDIQSSLQQLKSQKEKIAKL is encoded by the coding sequence GTGGACAAGACATATAACCCGCAAGCCATCGAACAACGCTGGTACGACACCTGGGAACAGAATGACTACTTCGCCCCCTCGGGCAGGGGTGAGCCTTTCTGCATCATGATCCCGCCGCCCAATGTCACCGGCAGTCTGCACATGGGTCACGCCTTTCAGGACACCATCATGGATGCCCTGACCCGTTACCATCGCATGCGGGGTGACAACACCCTGTGGCAGCCGGGCACCGACCACGCCGGCATCGCCACCCAGATGGTGGTCGAACGCATCGTCAACGCCGAAGGCCAGACCCGCCACGACGTCGGCCGCGAGAAGTTCATCGAGAAGATCTGGGAGTGGAAGGAAGAGTCCGGCGGCACCATTACTCGCCAGTTACGGCGCATGGGCGCATCTCCCGACTGGCGGCACGAACGTTTCACCATGGATGACGGCCTTTCCGACGCGGTCAAGGAGGTCTTTGTCCGCCTGTATGAAGAGGGACTGATCTATCGCGGCAAGCGGCTGGTCAACTGGGACCCGGTGCTGCACACCGCGGTCTCCGATCTCGAAGTGCTCTCCGGGGAAGAAAACGGCCAGCTGTGGCACATGCGTTATCCATTGAGCAACGGCACCGGCCACCTGATCGTCGCCACCACCCGTCCGGAGACGATGCTCGGTGACTGTGCGGTGGCCATCCACCCCGGCGATGAGCGCTACAAGCACCTGCTCGGCGAATTCGTCGAGTTGCCGTTGACCGGCCGGCGCATTCCGATCATCGCCGACGACTATGTCGATCCCGAATTCGGGACCGGTTGTGTCAAGATCACCGCAGCCCACGATTTCAACGACTACCAGGTCTGGCAACGCCATCGCGATGAAACACCCATCGCCGACCAACCGCATGGCGGGCTGATCAATATCTTCACCGACAGCGCCGCCGTGCGCGACAACCTGCCCGAGGAAGGTCAGCTGCTGCCGGCCGCCTACATCGGCCTGGATCGGTTCGAGGCGCGCAAACGGATCGTTGCCGATCTGGAGGCGCAGGACCTGCTGGAGCAGATCGAACCGCACAAGCTGATGGTGCCGCGCGGCGATCGCTCCGGCGCGGCCATCGAACCGTTTTTGACCGACCAGTGGTACGTCAAGGTCAAACCGCTGGCCGAGCCGGCCATCCAGGTCGTGGAAAGCGGTGCAATCAAGTTCGTCCCCGACAACTGGAAGAACACCTATTTCGAGTGGATGCGCAACATCGAAGACTGGTGCATCAGCCGCCAGATCTGGTGGGGCCATCGCATTCCGGCCTGGTACGACAAGGATGGCAATATTTATGTCGGTCGCGACGAACAGGAAGTGCGCGAACAGCACAAACTGCCGGCCGAGCTGGCCCTGCAACAGGACGAGGACGTGCTCGACACCTGGTTCAGTTCAGCCCTGTGGCCCTTCTCCACCCTGGGCTGGCCGCAGCAGAGCGAGCGCCTGAAGACCTTCTATCCCACCAGCGTGCTGGTCACCGGCTTTGACATCATCTTCTTCTGGGTGGCGCGCATGATCATGATGGGGCTCAAGTTCATGGACGATGTGCCGTTCCGTGAAATCTACATCCACGGTCTGGTGCGCGACGCCCACGGCCAGAAGATGTCCAAGTCCAAGGGCAACGTGCTCGATCCGATCGATCTCATCGACGGCATCGAACTGGAAACCCTGGTGGAAAAGCGCACCAAAGGCATGATGCAGCCACATCTGGCCGAGAAGATCGCCAAACAGACCCGCAAGGATTTCCCCGACGGCATTCCCGCCTTCGGCACCGACGCCCTGCGCTTCACCTTCGCCGCGCTCGCCTCCACCGGGCGGGACATCAACTTCGACATGGGGCGCATCGAAGGCTACCGCAACTTCTGCAACAAACTCTGGAACGCGGCCCGTTATGTGCTGATGAACACCGAGGATCAGGATTGCGGGCAGGACGGTGGCGAGATAGAGCTGTCCATCGCCGATAAGTGGATCATCAGTCGCCTGCAGGAGATCGAGCAGCAGATCAACAAGGCGATCGGCGAGTACCGTTTCGATCGTGCCGCCAACGCCCTGTACGAATTCACCTGGAATGAATACTGCGACTGGTATCTGGAGCTGTCCAAACCGGTACTGATGAGCGACGCCGCCAGTGAGGCGGCCAAACGCGGGACACGCCGCACCCTGGTGCGCGTGCTGGAAGCCGTGCTGCGCCTGGCTCACCCGATCATGCCCTACATCACCGAGGAAATCTGGCAACGCATCGCGCCGCTGGCCGCCAGCGAAGGCGAGACCATCATGATCCGGCCCTATCCCGAGGCGGACGACAGCAAGATCGATCATCCCGCGGTCGAGGAAATGGAGTGGGTCAAGCAATTCATCGTCGGCATTCGCCAGATCCGCAGCGGCATGGACATCAAGCCGGGCAAACCGCTGCCGGTGATCCTGCAGCACTACACTGACCAGGACAAAGCCCGCGTCGAACGCAATCATCATTACCTGCAAAACCTGGCCCGGATCGAATCCATCGACTGGCTGCCCGATGAGAAAGAGGCGCCGGAGTCGGCCACCACCCTGGTCGGTGAGATGCAGATCCTCATCCCCATGGCCGGATTGATCGACAAGGATGCCGAACTGGCACGCCTGAACAAGGAGATCGACAAGCTGGAAAGTGACGCCAAACGCGTCGAAGGCAAACTCGGCAACGCGAGTTTTGTCGACAAGGCGCCGGAGGTGGTGGTGCAAAAAGAGCGCGACAAGCTCCAGGATATCCAGAGCTCTTTGCAACAGCTCAAATCCCAGAAAGAGAAAATCGCCAAACTTTGA
- a CDS encoding cold-shock protein, producing the protein MATGTVKWFNESKGFGFIAPSDGSNDVFVHFSAITGSGFRTLTEGQSVTFNVENGQKGPQATDVQA; encoded by the coding sequence ATGGCAACAGGAACCGTTAAATGGTTTAACGAATCCAAGGGCTTCGGCTTTATCGCTCCTTCTGATGGAAGCAATGACGTATTTGTTCACTTTTCGGCTATCACCGGATCAGGCTTCCGTACTCTGACTGAAGGTCAATCAGTGACTTTCAACGTCGAGAACGGCCAGAAGGGCCCGCAAGCGACAGATGTCCAGGCCTAA